The region GCAGGTTAACATTAACTTTCAGTCTTGAACATCTATTTCATTCTTTAAATAAGGTAAATTTCGAGCGAAATTCTTTTGTAACTTACCACAATGAAATGTCCTCCTCCCCTTTCAATCATAAATGGAGCAATAAGCCTAGTGAGATTTATCGTTCCCAGGACATTCGTTTTAATAATAGTCTatgtaaataaaagaaaacatataaaatttataaactttaGATTTCAAAGAATGATATGATataaatttcagaaatttcatATACCAGGACAGTTTCACTGGTTATTTCCAGAGCTGGTATTGGCTGTAGAGAAAGCAGAAAACTTAAGCCAATAAACTTCAAAGCTTAGAACATAATTTATGAAATgagaggaaaaggaaaaaacttAAAGAGTGCTTACAAGAGGATCATCCCCTGCATTGTGGACCATGTAATAAACACCAGCACCAGAAAAGAAAGACTCCGACTTCTTAACAGCTTCTCTAAGGAACTCTTCATCGGATGTTAAATCGAACGACAAAACTTCAACTTCAGCATTGGGATATTTACCTGTTCCAAACAACATCGGAAAACAAAGAACAGATTGATTCATTACACACACAAAATACTATCCATTCAGGTGCCTCACAACATATCAAACATCCTTACCAAGGAGTTCGGCTTTGACTTTCTCCAAATCTGCAACATTTCTCGCAGAAATTATCACCTTGGCACCTAACTCTACAAACTGTCTAGCAAGCTCCTTTCCTAAAAGCTCCACAATGAAGTTATAAGTATcatatttatccatttttaagcTTTCTTACATCATATACATTCAGAGTATTCGACAATGCCCGTCCAAATACTCTCCAAAACACAGaccagagagagagatagaTCATAAAGAGCATAACTATGATAAATGATTCAATGTAATtgatatgaaattaataattatggAAAGAATTAGATATATTGACCACACAGTGAGAAAAACTCTTCAATCCAATTCAAACACAAACATCAATAATTTAATCAAAGAAAAGCTCACCAATTCCCTTGCTTCCACCTGTAATCCAAGCAACCTGTAAATCAAATTTCACCAACTTCCAATCAAAATCCCCCTAAAAAAAGAGTTCAagatttcaaagaaaagaagaaaatcctCTAAACTCACCTTGCCTTCAACTTCCGATCTCTTGGGTCCCCCTTTCGAGAGCAATGTTAAATCAGCTACAAATCCCCAAATCAACAAAACACCcattaaaaccaaacaaaaatcacatcttttctataaaattaacaataaaaacaaataaaaagggaGGAATGAGAGGAATCACCATCAGCGAGGGCGAATCTCACGATTCTCACAAGAATAACCAAGAAGACAAAGATCACAACCCCAAGTGCTATCAAATCCCACATCTTCTCCCTTGTTTTGGACCTCCAATGCTTCAATGACTTCAATCCCCACTCCCACTACCACTACTCACTATATAGAGCTCGccattagagagagagagagatgacgTTGGAGCATGGCCTCCATTGTTGAACCTTGGAACGAAGGCAAAGAGCAAACCTACCAGGAAATGCCTCGAGATTAGATCTCATGGGAATCTTAAAGTGATTTTAACGGTTCAGATTGACGGACAACGATAGCTGATGTCAGGTCAAACCCGTCGATCGCCGGGGAGACTCCCGGGAATTTCAAAATGTTTGGAAATTTGCACTTAAGTCCCTTGACGTTTGAAACTTTTTAATGGTCCCTGAAAGTTTACAGATTTTCTCATTAGTCACTCTTTTTTTTGAccagactttttttttttttgttctttagttATTCAACTTAGACCGTCAAATAaggtttctatttttttaattttaattttttttttgacctGATGTCAATATGATtatgttgttttaaaaattttattagaaatttttatttaacaatatgttttatgttatttggatttttatggAGTGAGAAATTGttaatagtttgaaattttaCTACCAaactctttttaaaataaaaattttgaaataaataaattgcttATTTTTAAGGGAGAATTGGTTATAAATCCCTCAAAAGTTCTAAAATGGTATATTTACCCtcagaaaaaatataattgtatatataccattgaaaaatataggtaattgcgGATATGCCCCTACTGTTAGATTCCGataatcaaatttgattaacTATAGTCATAACTtagattaagatatacaaaagatcaaaaataacccttgtacaacttaaaaaaacttttcaatggtatatatgcaatgatataatggtaattttatatatttgttatttgttaatggatggttttttaactaatttgaaccccaaagggtatatacgcaattatgtatattattcaaaggtatgtatgcaattaacttttattcaggggcaaatatgcaatttcaaaattttttaggggtATACCTGCAAAAACCCCTATTTTTAATTAGTGAGGAGGTCAAATCACATGGTGAGAAGGAGAATTCAACCGGCCACATCTCTTGACTCCATAAAGCCAAATTATATGAagtcaattaaataaataaaataatatatattattttagtttgtaACTTTGAACAATATATGTAAGctttatatgttaataaatatgaaaaaatttcttattttctagataaataaatgagaaattcC is a window of Dioscorea cayenensis subsp. rotundata cultivar TDr96_F1 chromosome 5, TDr96_F1_v2_PseudoChromosome.rev07_lg8_w22 25.fasta, whole genome shotgun sequence DNA encoding:
- the LOC120262449 gene encoding dehydrogenase/reductase SDR family member 7-like; protein product: MWDLIALGVVIFVFLVILVRIVRFALADADLTLLSKGGPKRSEVEGKVAWITGGSKGIGKELARQFVELGAKVIISARNVADLEKVKAELLGKYPNAEVEVLSFDLTSDEEFLREAVKKSESFFSGAGVYYMVHNAGDDPLPIPALEITSETVLTIIKTNVLGTINLTRLIAPFMIERGGGHFIVMSSTAGKCPVPGQTVGSASKFALNGYFHTLRSELIQKGINVTVVCPGPIATKPLFKGTNSAEKPVTTDRCVHLIITAATHKLKEVWIANQPVLSVMYLTQYMPTLGLWFLDKIGSNRVEFAQTGGNISLMTLFFGKKKEKTG